The following proteins come from a genomic window of Corynebacterium crudilactis:
- a CDS encoding nitronate monooxygenase has protein sequence MSILDTLKTPVIVAPMAGGPSTPALVNAAAEAGSLGFLAGGVMPLEQLKQELSEVKGVFGVNLFRPQTDAPKPSDIDELAGLLSSAFRQFGLDEPTVPTPDLSNGWDAKFEAVLAAKPAVFSCTFGIFSAEEFARIKAAGIEAWVTVTNPEDALAAQKAGANALVVQGPEAGGHRSTWSIEVEPDERDLKTLLAAVKQAGVYLPLIAAGGLSTSADVAEILEAGASAASCGSAFLLSDEAGTSSLNREILDAAPALGLESVSSRAFSGRYARGVETRFTRSNEGLPPLYPYLNPMITSLRKAAGSAGNWDYAYCLVGVGLESIAKGSAKQILESLTPSALG, from the coding sequence ATGAGCATCCTTGACACGTTGAAAACTCCCGTGATTGTCGCCCCGATGGCTGGCGGCCCGTCCACTCCCGCGTTGGTCAATGCAGCAGCAGAGGCAGGTTCCCTCGGGTTCTTGGCTGGTGGCGTCATGCCTCTTGAGCAGCTGAAACAGGAATTGTCAGAGGTAAAAGGCGTCTTTGGTGTCAACCTGTTTCGCCCGCAGACGGATGCGCCTAAGCCTTCAGACATTGATGAGCTGGCGGGATTGTTGTCCTCGGCGTTTCGGCAATTTGGCCTCGATGAGCCGACGGTGCCTACGCCGGATTTGAGCAATGGATGGGACGCTAAATTTGAGGCAGTTCTCGCCGCTAAACCCGCCGTTTTCTCCTGCACCTTCGGTATTTTTAGCGCTGAAGAATTTGCCCGGATCAAGGCCGCCGGAATCGAGGCGTGGGTGACGGTGACCAATCCGGAGGACGCGCTGGCTGCGCAGAAAGCTGGCGCCAACGCGCTTGTCGTGCAAGGCCCCGAGGCGGGTGGGCACCGCTCTACCTGGTCCATTGAAGTGGAGCCGGACGAGCGCGATCTGAAAACCCTCCTCGCAGCTGTCAAACAAGCAGGCGTTTACCTCCCGCTCATCGCAGCCGGCGGCCTTTCAACCTCCGCCGACGTGGCAGAAATTTTGGAGGCCGGCGCCAGCGCTGCATCCTGTGGTTCCGCCTTTTTGCTTAGCGACGAAGCCGGCACCAGCTCACTTAACCGCGAGATCTTGGACGCCGCCCCAGCGCTTGGTTTGGAATCGGTGTCCTCTCGCGCATTTTCGGGCCGTTATGCAAGGGGAGTGGAAACCAGGTTCACCCGTTCGAACGAGGGGTTACCCCCGTTGTACCCATACCTCAACCCAATGATCACATCTTTACGTAAGGCGGCGGGAAGTGCAGGGAACTGGGATTACGCCTACTGCCTGGTAGGAGTAGGACTGGAATCGATTGCGAAGGGTAGTGCAAAGCAGATACTGGAATCATTAACACCTTCTGCTTTGGGCTAA
- a CDS encoding glyceraldehyde-3-phosphate dehydrogenase produces MTHNHKDWNDRIAVAEEMVPLIGRLHRNNNVVVSVFGRLLVNVSDIDIIKSHRYARHIISKELPLESSLAILRELVELNLGTASIDLGQLAYNFEQSESTDLRAFLEESLTPIIGAETESKPTDIVLYGFGRIGRLLARILISREALYDGARLRAIVVRKNGEEDLVKRASLLRRDSVHGGFDGTITTDHDNNIIWANGTPIQVIYSNDPATVDYTEYGINDAVVVDNTGRWRDREGLSQHLQAKGVAKVVLTAPGKGDLKNIVYGINHTDITADDQIVSAASCTTNAITPVLKVINDRYGVEFGHVETVHSFTNDQNLIDNFHKGSRRGRAAGLNMVLTETGAAKAVSKALPELEGKLTGNAIRVPTPDVSMAVLNLTLDKEVDRDEVNDYLRRVSLHSDLRQQIDWIRSPEVVSTDFVGTTHSGIVDGLATIATGRHLVLYVWYDNEFGYSNQVIRIVEEIAGVRPRVYPERKQSDAL; encoded by the coding sequence ATGACGCACAACCACAAGGACTGGAACGATCGCATTGCAGTTGCGGAGGAAATGGTTCCCCTCATCGGGCGCCTGCACCGCAACAACAACGTGGTGGTTTCCGTATTCGGTCGTCTCCTTGTGAATGTCTCAGATATCGATATCATCAAGTCTCACCGCTATGCTCGCCACATCATCTCCAAGGAACTTCCACTGGAAAGCTCCTTGGCTATTTTGCGTGAGCTAGTTGAACTGAACCTTGGTACTGCATCGATTGACCTGGGACAGCTGGCCTATAATTTTGAACAGTCCGAAAGCACTGATCTGCGTGCGTTCTTGGAAGAATCTCTGACCCCAATCATTGGCGCAGAAACTGAAAGCAAACCAACAGATATCGTACTGTACGGCTTTGGTCGTATTGGTCGTCTGCTTGCACGCATCCTGATCTCCCGCGAAGCTCTTTATGATGGTGCTCGTCTGCGCGCCATTGTGGTTCGCAAGAACGGTGAAGAAGATCTGGTCAAGCGCGCTTCCTTGCTGCGCCGCGATTCTGTCCACGGGGGCTTTGATGGCACCATCACCACTGATCATGACAACAACATCATCTGGGCAAATGGCACCCCAATTCAGGTGATTTACTCCAATGATCCAGCAACCGTTGATTACACCGAGTATGGCATCAATGACGCAGTTGTTGTGGATAATACCGGACGCTGGCGTGACCGTGAGGGCCTGTCCCAGCACCTGCAGGCCAAGGGTGTGGCCAAGGTTGTGCTCACCGCACCTGGCAAGGGTGATCTGAAGAATATCGTTTACGGCATCAACCACACTGATATCACCGCTGATGATCAGATTGTTTCTGCAGCATCATGCACCACCAACGCAATTACTCCTGTGCTTAAGGTGATCAACGATCGTTATGGCGTTGAATTCGGCCATGTGGAAACCGTGCACTCCTTCACCAATGACCAGAACCTGATCGATAACTTCCACAAGGGTTCCCGTCGTGGACGCGCAGCAGGCCTTAACATGGTTTTGACCGAAACTGGTGCAGCAAAGGCAGTGTCCAAGGCGCTTCCAGAGCTGGAAGGCAAGCTCACCGGCAATGCGATTCGCGTTCCGACCCCAGATGTTTCCATGGCAGTGCTCAACCTGACCCTTGATAAGGAAGTCGACCGCGATGAGGTCAACGACTACCTACGTCGCGTGTCTTTGCACTCCGACCTGCGCCAGCAGATTGATTGGATCCGTTCCCCAGAAGTTGTGTCCACTGACTTCGTGGGTACTACTCACTCAGGTATCGTCGACGGCCTTGCTACCATCGCTACCGGCCGCCACCTGGTGCTTTATGTCTGGTACGACAACGAATTCGGCTACTCCAACCAGGTAATTCGCATCGTTGAAGAAATCGCAGGCGTACGCCCCCGAGTTTACCCAGAGCGCAAGCAGTCCGACGCGTTGTAA
- the pth gene encoding aminoacyl-tRNA hydrolase, whose translation MNNSPLLVVGLGNPGPKYVGTRHNIGFEVAEELASRNFASFSVHKRSNTEIAQLPGLIVAKPRSFMNLSGTPIRALCDFFKIAPANVLVVHDELDLDFGSIKLRQGGGDHGHNGLKSISKSLGTKDYWKLSVGIGRPPGRMDPATFVLKPFGKQELADIPIMAADAADLVEKHLQG comes from the coding sequence GTGAATAACTCTCCTCTTTTAGTTGTTGGCCTGGGAAATCCCGGCCCGAAATACGTTGGCACACGCCACAATATTGGCTTCGAGGTTGCAGAAGAATTAGCCTCACGCAACTTTGCTTCCTTCAGTGTGCATAAACGCTCCAACACTGAAATTGCGCAATTGCCTGGTTTAATTGTGGCTAAGCCGCGGAGTTTTATGAATCTTTCGGGAACTCCCATTCGGGCGCTGTGTGATTTCTTTAAAATTGCTCCGGCTAATGTCCTCGTTGTCCACGATGAATTGGATCTTGATTTCGGCTCTATCAAGCTTCGTCAAGGTGGCGGTGATCATGGACATAATGGATTGAAATCCATATCCAAGTCTTTGGGCACCAAGGATTATTGGAAGCTAAGTGTGGGCATTGGTCGACCACCGGGACGCATGGATCCAGCTACTTTTGTGTTGAAGCCTTTTGGCAAACAGGAACTAGCTGATATCCCAATCATGGCTGCGGACGCTGCAGATCTCGTCGAAAAGCATCTGCAGGGCTAG
- a CDS encoding 50S ribosomal protein L25/general stress protein Ctc: MAKYQTIEAAVRSEFGKGSARRARVAGQIPAVIYGADVETNLHVTVDHRTFAGLVRNEGVNAVVELDIEGQKQLTMIKHIDQNVLTFNIDHLDLLAIKRGEKVEVDVPVIVEGESAPGTMAVQDADTIKVEADVLSIPEEFKVSIEGLELGAQITAADVALDADTTLIEDPETLIVNIVLPAVEAEETDENAEEAAE, translated from the coding sequence ATGGCAAAGTACCAAACCATTGAGGCTGCTGTCCGCTCCGAGTTCGGCAAGGGTTCCGCACGTCGCGCACGCGTCGCTGGCCAGATCCCTGCTGTTATCTACGGCGCAGACGTTGAGACCAACCTGCACGTCACCGTTGACCACCGCACCTTTGCTGGCCTAGTCCGCAACGAGGGCGTCAACGCTGTTGTTGAGCTTGACATCGAGGGCCAGAAGCAGCTCACCATGATCAAGCACATTGATCAGAACGTTCTGACCTTCAACATCGACCACCTCGACCTGCTTGCTATCAAGCGCGGCGAAAAGGTTGAGGTTGACGTTCCAGTCATCGTTGAGGGCGAGTCCGCTCCAGGTACCATGGCTGTTCAGGATGCTGACACCATCAAGGTTGAGGCTGACGTTCTCTCCATCCCTGAAGAGTTCAAGGTTTCCATCGAAGGCCTCGAGCTCGGTGCACAGATCACCGCTGCTGACGTTGCTCTTGATGCAGATACCACCCTGATCGAGGATCCTGAGACCCTCATCGTCAACATCGTTCTTCCTGCAGTTGAAGCAGAAGAGACCGATGAGAATGCTGAAGAAGCAGCTGAGTAA
- a CDS encoding VOC family protein — MARLQHDMIFINLPVTDLATSKRFYAGLGFKENEIFRDEHTASFEVSDVIVVMLLETERFNSFTKRPAVESNGSREVLNCLSVCSTEDADELVRRAQEFGGVVTRELAAEGPMYGGAFDDPDGHGWELMYFDPEALAQLQAE, encoded by the coding sequence ATGGCACGCCTGCAACATGACATGATTTTTATCAATTTGCCAGTTACTGATCTGGCCACCTCGAAGCGTTTCTATGCTGGTTTGGGTTTCAAAGAAAATGAGATCTTCCGCGATGAGCACACTGCATCTTTTGAAGTCAGTGATGTCATTGTGGTGATGCTTTTGGAAACAGAACGCTTTAACAGTTTCACCAAACGCCCTGCGGTGGAAAGCAACGGTTCTCGAGAGGTACTCAATTGCCTTTCTGTCTGTTCTACTGAGGATGCGGATGAATTGGTACGGCGTGCTCAAGAATTCGGTGGCGTGGTCACCAGAGAACTTGCTGCTGAGGGGCCAATGTATGGTGGCGCTTTTGATGATCCAGATGGCCACGGCTGGGAATTGATGTATTTCGATCCAGAGGCATTGGCCCAGCTTCAGGCGGAATAA
- a CDS encoding DNA alkylation repair protein — translation MIVSDAFNRVRCALEPLADPARATGMAGYMRDQFSFLGIPATPRQDACKPVLYALKELDTDFVSACFHATEREYQYVACDHIKRVGITDLGFAKALVQTKSWWDTVDSLAKPIGANHNDALMRDWALDEDFWVRRIAIIHQLGRKKNTDAALLAWIIEHNLGSSEFFINKAIGWALRDFARHDPSWVRAFVDATDLAPLSRREALKNLSV, via the coding sequence ATGATCGTATCGGACGCATTTAACCGCGTCCGGTGTGCATTGGAGCCTCTCGCTGATCCCGCACGTGCCACCGGAATGGCTGGCTACATGCGGGATCAGTTTTCTTTTCTAGGTATCCCTGCAACACCGCGCCAGGATGCCTGCAAACCTGTGCTGTATGCGCTCAAAGAGTTGGACACAGACTTTGTCTCTGCTTGTTTCCACGCCACAGAACGGGAATACCAATACGTGGCCTGCGATCACATCAAACGTGTTGGCATTACCGATCTAGGGTTTGCTAAAGCTTTAGTCCAAACCAAATCCTGGTGGGACACTGTTGATTCACTGGCGAAACCCATCGGCGCTAACCACAACGATGCTCTCATGCGAGACTGGGCATTGGATGAAGACTTCTGGGTGCGACGCATCGCGATCATTCACCAATTGGGGCGTAAAAAGAACACTGACGCTGCCCTACTGGCCTGGATCATCGAGCATAACCTTGGATCTTCCGAATTTTTCATCAACAAAGCCATCGGTTGGGCCTTGCGGGATTTCGCCCGACATGACCCCAGCTGGGTCCGAGCCTTTGTGGATGCCACAGATCTTGCACCACTAAGCCGCCGGGAAGCTCTCAAAAACTTAAGCGTTTAA
- a CDS encoding ribose-phosphate diphosphokinase, with protein sequence MTAHWKQNQKNLMLFSGRAHPELAETVAKELGVEVTPMTARDFANGEIYVRFEESVRGSDCFVLQSHTQPLNKWLMEQLLMIDALKRGSAKRITAILPFYPYARQDKKHRGREPISARLIADLMLTAGADRIVSVDLHTDQIQGFFDGPVDHMHAMPILTDHIKQNYNLDNICVVSPDAGRVKVAEKWANTLGDAPMAFVHKTRSAEVANEVVANRVVGDVDGKDCVLLDDMIDTGGTIAGAVGVLKEAGAKSVVIACTHGVFSDPARERLSDCGAEEVITTDTLPQSTEGWSNLTVLSIAPLLARTINEIFENGSVTTLFEGEA encoded by the coding sequence ATGACTGCTCACTGGAAACAAAACCAAAAAAACCTCATGCTTTTTTCGGGTCGTGCGCACCCAGAACTAGCCGAAACTGTAGCTAAAGAGCTCGGTGTCGAGGTAACCCCAATGACGGCACGCGATTTCGCCAACGGTGAAATCTACGTCCGCTTTGAAGAATCAGTTCGTGGCTCCGACTGCTTTGTGTTGCAGTCCCATACCCAGCCATTGAACAAGTGGTTGATGGAACAGCTGCTCATGATTGACGCATTGAAGCGTGGATCTGCAAAGCGCATCACCGCGATCCTGCCGTTCTACCCATACGCGCGCCAGGACAAGAAGCACCGTGGACGTGAACCAATTTCAGCTCGCCTCATCGCTGACCTGATGCTAACCGCTGGCGCAGACCGCATCGTTTCTGTGGATCTGCACACCGATCAGATCCAGGGCTTCTTCGACGGCCCAGTCGACCATATGCATGCGATGCCGATCCTGACCGATCACATCAAGCAGAACTACAACCTCGACAACATCTGCGTTGTCTCCCCTGACGCTGGCCGCGTCAAGGTTGCAGAAAAGTGGGCAAACACCCTTGGCGATGCTCCAATGGCATTCGTCCACAAGACCCGCTCCGCTGAGGTTGCCAACGAGGTTGTTGCCAACCGCGTCGTCGGCGACGTCGACGGCAAGGATTGCGTGCTTCTCGACGACATGATCGACACTGGCGGAACCATCGCCGGTGCAGTGGGTGTCCTGAAGGAAGCTGGCGCAAAGTCAGTCGTTATCGCTTGTACCCACGGTGTGTTCTCCGACCCAGCTCGCGAGCGCCTGTCCGATTGCGGTGCTGAAGAAGTTATCACCACCGACACCCTGCCACAGTCCACTGAGGGCTGGAGCAACCTGACTGTCTTGTCGATCGCGCCACTGCTGGCTCGCACCATTAACGAGATCTTCGAAAACGGCTCAGTAACCACCCTGTTTGAGGGCGAGGCATAA
- the glmU gene encoding bifunctional UDP-N-acetylglucosamine diphosphorylase/glucosamine-1-phosphate N-acetyltransferase GlmU, with amino-acid sequence MTASDFSSAVVVLAAGAGTRMKSDLQKTLHSIGGRSLISHSLHAAAGLDPQHIVAVIGHGRDQVGPAVVEVANKLDREVLTAIQEEQNGTGHAVQCAMDQLEGFEGTIIVTNGDVPLLTADTLSALLEAHTTVPTAVTVLTMRLDDPTGYGRIVRNEEGEVTAIVEQKDASEDIRAIDEVNSGVFAFDAAILRSALSELKSDNAQGELYLTDVLGIARNEGHPVRAYTAADARELAGVNDRVQLAEAGAELNRRTVIAAMRGGATIVDPATTWIDVEVTIGRDVIINPGTQLKGETVIGDRVELGPDTTLTDMVIGNGASVIRTHGSESTIGENATVGPFTYIRPGTTLGAEGKLGGFVETKKATIGRGSKVPHLTYVGDATIGEDTNIGASSVFVNYDGVNKHHTTIGDHVRTGSDTMFIAPVTVGDGAYSGAGTVIKDDVPPGALAVSGGRQRNIEGWVQNKRPGTPAAQAAEAAQNVLNQEG; translated from the coding sequence TTGACCGCAAGCGATTTCTCCAGCGCAGTTGTCGTTTTGGCAGCTGGCGCCGGAACCCGAATGAAATCTGATTTACAAAAGACCTTGCATAGTATCGGTGGACGCAGCCTCATCTCCCATAGCCTGCATGCTGCTGCTGGACTAGATCCTCAGCACATCGTTGCAGTAATTGGGCATGGACGCGATCAGGTAGGCCCTGCTGTTGTAGAGGTTGCCAATAAATTGGACCGCGAAGTTCTCACCGCTATCCAGGAAGAACAAAACGGCACCGGACACGCTGTGCAATGCGCAATGGATCAGTTGGAAGGCTTCGAGGGCACCATCATTGTCACCAATGGCGATGTTCCGCTGCTGACTGCAGATACCTTGTCTGCTCTTTTAGAAGCACACACCACGGTTCCTACCGCAGTAACTGTGTTGACCATGCGACTTGATGACCCAACCGGTTATGGCCGCATCGTGCGCAACGAAGAAGGCGAAGTCACAGCAATCGTGGAGCAAAAGGATGCTTCCGAAGACATCCGTGCCATCGACGAAGTGAACTCTGGCGTTTTCGCTTTTGACGCTGCCATCCTGCGTTCTGCATTGTCCGAACTCAAATCAGACAATGCCCAGGGTGAGCTCTACCTGACTGATGTCTTGGGAATCGCACGCAATGAAGGCCACCCAGTTCGCGCCTACACTGCTGCTGATGCCCGAGAACTTGCTGGTGTAAATGACCGCGTGCAATTGGCTGAAGCTGGCGCTGAGTTAAACCGCCGTACCGTTATCGCTGCTATGCGCGGTGGCGCCACCATCGTGGACCCTGCAACTACCTGGATCGACGTTGAGGTCACCATCGGTCGTGATGTCATCATCAACCCAGGCACTCAGCTCAAGGGCGAAACCGTCATCGGTGATCGTGTTGAGCTTGGTCCTGACACCACCTTGACCGATATGGTCATTGGTAATGGTGCATCCGTGATCCGCACCCACGGCTCAGAATCTACCATCGGTGAAAATGCCACCGTTGGACCCTTCACCTACATTCGTCCAGGAACCACACTGGGCGCAGAAGGAAAGCTCGGTGGCTTCGTAGAAACCAAAAAAGCCACCATCGGACGTGGCTCCAAGGTGCCACACCTCACCTACGTTGGTGACGCAACAATCGGCGAAGACACCAATATTGGTGCCTCTTCTGTCTTCGTTAATTATGACGGCGTGAACAAGCATCACACCACCATCGGAGACCACGTTCGCACTGGTTCTGACACCATGTTTATCGCTCCAGTGACCGTGGGTGATGGAGCATATTCCGGAGCCGGTACAGTAATCAAAGACGATGTTCCGCCAGGAGCCCTTGCCGTGTCCGGTGGACGCCAACGAAACATCGAAGGCTGGGTGCAAAACAAGCGCCCGGGAACCCCTGCAGCGCAAGCCGCAGAAGCAGCCCAAAACGTCCTCAACCAGGAAGGCTAA
- a CDS encoding MFS transporter: MTNPTEQRNARRLIWANGLQNIGDQIVAAKTVLPWLLQAGGAPGFLLALLVPIREAGSMLPQAAITGWVLRQTSRSKVWVIGSNGQFLSAAAMGIAALFLRGWALGITIIVLLAALSLFRSMCSIASKDVQGQAISKGKRGMVTGRATVIGGVMGLLAGLMIAVFLSADSPTWLLAAIVTVSSLSWLLASLVFARIELPETKSPQPAPTDNAWVRRCLTALKEDKAFRRFVTVRSMMLVTALSTSFIVALSAQAGQSIQSLGFFLIASGLASILGGRISGIWSDRSSKNVMAAGSFLGSMVLILVVLSSTFSSNALNTVVFPLSFFLINLAHTAIRVARKTYVMDMAEGDLRTRYVADANTLMGVVLLIVGALSGLISIFGNEVALLFLAAIGLLGTVSARGLKEVSAG, from the coding sequence ATGACTAATCCCACAGAACAACGCAATGCACGGCGTTTAATTTGGGCCAACGGGCTGCAAAATATCGGCGACCAAATCGTCGCTGCCAAAACGGTGCTGCCCTGGTTACTCCAGGCAGGCGGCGCGCCGGGGTTCTTGCTTGCTCTGTTGGTGCCGATCCGCGAAGCGGGATCGATGCTGCCGCAAGCTGCCATCACCGGGTGGGTGTTGAGGCAAACGTCGAGAAGCAAAGTATGGGTGATTGGTTCCAACGGCCAGTTCCTTTCGGCGGCTGCCATGGGAATTGCTGCATTGTTTTTACGTGGTTGGGCGCTCGGCATCACGATTATTGTGTTGTTGGCAGCGTTGTCTCTCTTTCGTTCCATGTGTTCGATTGCGTCAAAAGATGTGCAAGGCCAGGCTATTTCTAAAGGCAAACGAGGGATGGTAACCGGCCGGGCCACAGTTATTGGCGGAGTCATGGGTCTGCTGGCGGGCCTTATGATCGCAGTATTTTTAAGCGCGGATTCCCCCACGTGGTTGCTCGCCGCAATTGTGACTGTGAGTTCTTTGAGCTGGCTGCTGGCATCATTGGTCTTCGCGCGGATAGAGCTCCCCGAGACTAAAAGCCCGCAGCCTGCGCCCACCGATAATGCCTGGGTTCGGCGTTGCCTCACCGCGCTAAAAGAAGATAAAGCTTTTCGACGCTTCGTCACTGTTCGTTCTATGATGCTGGTGACTGCACTGTCTACGTCATTTATTGTGGCGCTCTCTGCACAAGCAGGACAAAGTATTCAATCCTTGGGCTTCTTTCTCATTGCATCCGGCTTAGCGTCCATTCTCGGTGGAAGAATTTCAGGAATCTGGTCTGACCGCTCCTCTAAAAATGTCATGGCAGCAGGCTCATTTTTAGGCTCCATGGTGCTGATTCTGGTGGTCTTAAGTTCCACGTTTTCTTCCAATGCGCTTAATACGGTGGTTTTTCCCCTAAGCTTTTTCCTCATTAACCTCGCCCATACTGCTATCCGTGTGGCGCGTAAAACATATGTGATGGATATGGCGGAGGGAGATCTACGCACCCGCTATGTTGCAGATGCCAACACACTAATGGGTGTGGTTTTGCTGATTGTCGGTGCGCTCTCTGGCCTGATCTCCATCTTCGGCAATGAAGTAGCCTTGCTCTTTTTAGCGGCAATCGGCCTGCTTGGCACGGTAAGTGCACGAGGCCTGAAAGAGGTATCCGCGGGCTAG
- a CDS encoding multicopper oxidase domain-containing protein has protein sequence MGLPELNRRTFFKGAGALAATAVGAQLLVGCNASKVRGYGGSPRALPIPPVELGVREGNKVHFTLVAQAGDTQILPDVTTHTWGFNGTHLGPTLVMKSGDEVSVDVTNGLDEMTTVHWHGMKLPAVADGGPHSPIGAGQVWSPEWTVANEAATLWYHPHTHGLTGLHAYRGLAGMIIVEDEAATALDLPQDYGVDDIPLVLMDHRFLEDGSLDEEDLPDLGLLGDTPTVNGITNAHFAASTRRVRFRLLNGSNMRFFNMAFSDGRQFQVIASDTGLLDSPYEMSNLAIGPGERWEILVDLEPGEDVTLESVGFADNFGVPDDEFVPDFGMGDSFQLLTITGPAEDAATAPALPGLLVKSTVPDIIDAPERSFVLNTFSINDQQMDMQRVDVIIDHAEPEIWKVTNDNSDWPHNFHIHDARFKVVSFEGTDVELFNEGWKDTVGLPPGATATLAVEFGHYPDPTWPYMYHCHMLYHEDQGMMGQFVIVNPGDKPAVHLGSGAAAAGHEH, from the coding sequence GTGGGCCTGCCGGAGTTGAATCGTCGAACTTTTTTCAAAGGGGCTGGAGCGCTGGCAGCAACTGCGGTGGGTGCGCAGTTGCTTGTGGGCTGTAATGCTTCGAAAGTTCGGGGATATGGGGGTTCACCTCGAGCGTTGCCTATTCCGCCTGTAGAGCTGGGTGTTCGGGAGGGGAACAAAGTTCATTTCACCTTGGTGGCTCAGGCTGGCGATACGCAGATTTTGCCCGATGTGACAACTCACACCTGGGGTTTTAACGGCACGCATTTGGGCCCAACATTGGTGATGAAATCCGGCGATGAGGTCAGTGTTGATGTCACAAATGGTTTAGATGAGATGACCACTGTGCATTGGCATGGCATGAAGCTGCCAGCAGTTGCTGATGGTGGCCCGCATTCTCCCATTGGGGCTGGTCAGGTGTGGTCGCCGGAGTGGACTGTGGCTAATGAGGCCGCTACCTTGTGGTATCACCCGCACACTCATGGACTCACTGGATTACATGCATATCGGGGTTTGGCGGGCATGATTATTGTGGAAGATGAGGCAGCGACAGCGCTTGATCTGCCACAAGACTATGGCGTGGATGATATTCCCTTGGTGCTGATGGACCATCGCTTCTTAGAAGATGGATCACTTGATGAAGAAGATCTGCCAGATCTAGGCCTGCTGGGTGATACCCCTACGGTTAACGGCATCACGAATGCCCATTTTGCAGCAAGCACGCGCCGGGTGCGGTTTCGTCTGCTTAATGGTTCCAATATGCGATTTTTCAATATGGCGTTTTCTGATGGCAGGCAATTCCAGGTGATTGCTAGTGATACAGGATTGCTTGATTCGCCCTATGAGATGAGCAACTTGGCAATTGGTCCTGGTGAGCGGTGGGAAATTCTGGTGGATCTGGAACCAGGGGAGGACGTCACTCTAGAGTCTGTGGGTTTTGCAGATAATTTTGGTGTGCCAGATGATGAATTTGTGCCTGATTTTGGCATGGGGGATTCTTTCCAGCTGCTCACCATCACAGGTCCTGCAGAAGATGCTGCGACAGCGCCGGCGCTGCCAGGGCTATTGGTGAAATCCACTGTGCCGGACATTATCGATGCGCCGGAACGTTCCTTTGTGCTCAATACTTTTTCTATTAATGACCAACAGATGGATATGCAACGAGTAGATGTGATCATTGATCATGCTGAGCCGGAAATCTGGAAGGTGACCAATGATAATTCTGATTGGCCACATAATTTCCATATCCACGATGCTCGTTTCAAAGTGGTGAGCTTTGAAGGCACGGATGTGGAGCTATTCAATGAAGGTTGGAAAGATACGGTGGGTCTGCCTCCTGGAGCAACAGCAACGCTGGCAGTAGAATTTGGGCACTACCCAGATCCCACATGGCCGTATATGTATCACTGCCATATGCTCTACCACGAGGATCAGGGCATGATGGGACAATTTGTCATCGTTAATCCGGGCGATAAGCCCGCTGTACACTTGGGTTCTGGTGCTGCCGCTGCAGGGCACGAACACTGA